ctggagcccagggagggcagagggcacagTGAGGCCAGCCCACCCACGGGCATCTGCCCAGCCTCACGCCCTGCCCCGGGGCCGCCGCGAGGGCCGGCGGAAGGGACGCCTCACCTGACACTTGGTGCCTCAGCTCTGGGGCGCACGCCCATCTTGGGCATCGAGGCTCCAGGGGGCGCTGCGCTGGGTTCCAGAGCGGCCCCTGCAGGGCAGGCATGGAGGTAGCCGATGCGAGCTGCCCTCCCCGCCCCGTTGTGACCTGGGCAGTccactcccccccgcccccgacctcATCCAGCTTTGGAGAAGAGGGGCTGTTTCTCCCCCCAGAACGGCTCTGAGGAGGCTCAGCCCCTCCCATCACTGAGCACAGTCTCGGAACCCCCAGGGGCTGCCGTGGCCCCAGGTCCTTCTCGGGGAGGGACTCCCAGAGCCCAGCTCCTCGGGCCCCGGGCGTAGGGGGACCAAAGAGCTTCAACTCCTGCTTCCATCCTGCCCGGGGACGCAGagagcttcccccccaccccaccccccgccccgcaggGACCTGGCCAGATCCTCTGCTCACGGAATTCAGCACAAAAGAACCTTCCTCACCGGCTCCGCCTCACAAAGACAGACTTTATTGGAGTAACTGGCACGGAAACCCCACCGCTCCAGCCCCGCAGCTGAGGACACAGCCACTTCTCAGGCGCACCAGGCATCACACAGGACCAGTAAGTCAACGGGAAGGACCCGCGGGCGTGGAGGGCGCACTCCGCGAGGACCCGGGGCGGCAGGGGGCAGAGGCTGTGCTCAGGGGCAACGCGCTCAGACACCCACCGCCACGGAACAGCGCCCAAAGTCAACACGACGGGGCAGGTGCTCCCAGAGCCAGGATGCTGCGGGCCGGGAGCACAGGGATGCGGGCTTCCcctcaggcccctccctcctcccgacCCCTGGGCCGGGCCGCCCTCCCCAGGCAGCGGGAGAACTGTGCTTCGTCCGGGTCAGGCCTCAAAGTTCTTAGAGCCTCGAGCTGTCTGTGTAGCCCCCGTCCTACAGACAGAGGATGCCACGTGGGCAAGGTCAGCGCTTGGTGCGTCCAAACCTCCCAGCCTCAGCTCAGTGGCTCTCTCCTGGGAGCAGGACCCCTATTTGGGGATCTGACCCGGCAGCAAAGGCCCAAGGATGAGAGCCCGGGACCACGGACGGTCTTAGCACGGCCGGCTTCCGGGCCTCAAGTCTCAGCACTAGGATGATTCCTTAACACCCTGCAAGGCGGGTGTCCCCATGTCTGTAAAAACAAGGACTTGCCCTCCTTCAAGGAAATCCGGTCTCAGGGCAGCACAGCCGAGTGCGGGAAGGAGCAATGACACCCCCGGCCCTGGGAACGCGCCACAGGGGGCGCCCTTCCAGAAGCACATGTAAAGCGCTGGTTTTTAGGATGACGACGATGAAAAGACATCAGAGGAagtggggcggtggggggggggggagcgggcGGTGGCCTGCAAGCCCTcaagaggcccagagaaggtggTCAGCTCCCGGCCAGGGCCTACGGATGCTCCAATCTGGAGAGGCCTCCAGCCCAACGCTCCTGGGTCCGGGTCGACGCTGGGAGCCTCAGGACAAGGGCGCACACAGTGACAGGGGCCCCTACAAGGAAGTCACGGGGTCAGGAAAAGAGCAGAGCCCAGGAAGACAAGACTCCGCCAGGACACGCTGACCTTTAACCTAGCTCGGTGCGTGCATCACAGAGCACATCACAGAGGGGACAACTCGCCCCCAGCCCGGGCACCCTACAGCCTGAGAGCtgggaaatgggggagggaggtgcagcCCCCAGCGGCAGTGGGGCGGGAGGGCCAGGGGCTGTTCTCTGGGGATGCGTCCCCGACCACACGTCTTGCACACGGAGACAGGTGCTGTTAGTCAGAGGCAAGGCCTCGAGTCCAGTAGGCCTGTCTCTGGGGAATAAAGCATTGTCATATTACAGGGATCTTGGGGACAAACCACAAGTATAAATCCATAGGCCAGAGCTTCTGAACaaaaactggtaaaaaaaaaaaaaaagtctcagctCCAGGTCATCGACCTGCGATGGGGGAGGAGAGCCGAAGAGGGCTTCAAGGGTGGGCGGTCGCAGCCCCAGCCCCGCTGGGAAGCAGTCTCTTCGGCCTGCCGGCCACGGTGTCCGGAGCCCAGGGTCACACCTGGCTGATGATCTCTCCATTCTCAGGTACAAACACTTGCACGGGGGCCCCCTCAGGCGATCTCCGGAGCACACACACGGTGGGCACCTGCCCGGGccagggggaaaggagaggtgggtgAGCAAAGCAGGTCGAGACATCAGGACAGCAAGCCCGGCCACACCATCCTTGTCCCCTAAGGACGCTGACCGGTGGCAGcaccggcccagccactcagcCCTCGCCTCCGCGGCAGGCTCTCTGTGCCCTCGTCCATttccactccagctttctttcgggTGTGACGGGCACCCTGACCTttgctccacccccaccccatcccccccaGCTCACTTCTCATCACCCTCCCCGTCTGGCAGGTTGGGATGGGCTGGGCCCGGGCCAAGGACAGGTCCAAGCTCGCAGGCATGGAAAGGCACGTCAGCTGGAGGGTGCGGCCTGGGACTGCGGCCAGGGTGCTACCAGGCCCAGGATGCCAGCTGCAGCCCAGAggactgggggcgggggagggaggtgcAGCTGGGCCCGGCCAGAATCTTGGGTCTCAAAGCAGCAGCCTGTCGGGGGCTTCTGGAGCACACCCCCTGCAGAGCCCTCCTTCCCAGGGAGCAATAAAGAAAGGCTCACTCagcacttccctggcagtccagtggttaagacttagcgctcccagtgcagggggcatgggtccgatccctggtcgggaaactaagatcccacatgccacgcagccgGAAAAAAAAGCTCATGCACGGTCCCCctcttccagaaagaaaaaactggGCACAGAAATCAAGAGTGGCCATGCTACCTCACGTCGGGGTGCTCCACCTATATGCTGCCCACCAACTCGGTCCCCGACCTCGGGGGGCCCCAGGTGATAATAACACCACGTATTAGGACTTTCTATGCATTGCTCTAATCATTTcccacatattaactcatttcaagTTCTTACTGCCCCTCTGTGATGGGTCCTTTAagactcccattttacagagagtgACGGAGGACCAGAGGAGTTAATAAACCTGCCCAGTGCTGGCAGGGCTGAGACTTGAACCGGGGCCTGCGCCCTTAGCCATCAGTCACCCTGCTTCTCAGCTGGGTGGCGGGAGGGGAGTGGGGCACAGTAGCTGGCTGACAGGCGGTCACAGGTTATGGCCCCTGCATACACACTGCCAGACTCTCCCTCCGTCCTGGGCACTCAAGTCGGGAGACTGGGGGGTGATGGGGATTGGCCTTACGGTTATAAATAGAGGCCTCTCTGTTTTGTAGATCATCGGTGGAGCCATTAGGAAAAAAGGTCTTAGGTGTCTGGGAGGGTCACCTCCACTGGCGCACGTGGACACGCGCTCTAGAGCTAAACGTACAGGCGAACTCAGGAGGCCGCCAGGGGAGTCTTCCTGCGGGCCTTCCAGAGCCGCGAGGAAATGCTCTGGGGCCTATTCCTCCGAGCTGAAAGCTGCCCGGCCACCGGACTGCAGGCTGTGCGCCTGCGCCCCAGCACCGGATCGCGGGACCTGGGAGGGCCGGACCCGCGCGCGTACCTGTGTGCGCGCGAAGCTCTCGGCGCCAGGCGGTAGGCTGCGCACGCGGAAAgccccctggcggtccagcgagTGGGGGCGTGAGCTCCGGAGCCGGGCCCGCTCGTGCCACGACTTGAGCTCCTCGGACACGGCCGCCTTGCTGAGCCCGCGGCCCGCGGGGCTGTCGCGCAAAGAGGGCGTCCGGACCACGCGGCCGTGGGCGGGCGGTGGGCGCTGCCAGCGCGGGGCGGCCGCGTCCTCGCCGCGGCCCGGGCCCCACTCGACCCACTGGCCGGGCGGCGGGCGGCCCTCAGCCACCACCAGGTAGCGCGCGGCCCTCAGGCAGGCGGGGGGAGGCCGGAGTCGGGGGCCGCGGGGCACGCGCGGGCGGGGCGGCGCGGGCGGGGACAGTGGCCGCAGGAAGGAGATGTCGGGGCTGCTGCTGCCGGGCGGCGTCGGGTGCGACAGGCTGGAGGCGTCGGAACCGCTGTCCTCGGAGCACGAGTGGCAGGCGGGGCACGGCACGGGAGCGGGTGCAGTCACCGTGTAGTAAGTGGGGCGGCGGCGCGGGAGGGCGCTGCGACCCCTGCCGTCGGGGCCCGCGCGGAAGGGGTCGGTCCTATGGAGAGAAGAGGGGGCTCTGAGCCAGCCCTGCCTGGGCGGCGGGGAAGGCATCGCGCGTGCGCGGCCTCGGCCACGCCTCCCCACGTGCCCACAGCCTCCTGGCCCGGCTCGCCCTACACGCCCCTCCTGCACCCCACACCACTGCTCCACTGCACGCTGGGGTTTGGGTCACGGAGGCCACCCACAGCTGCCTCCTGTTCTCAGCCATCTCAGGTGCGAGGCGTCCAGTGGCATTTCAACCACACAATCTGAACGGGCGGACACCATCAAGCGTCCGAGGTGAAGGCGTGAAGCTGGTGTGTGGCCCATCCCGAGGGACTACCAGTGAAGAGAGGAGAGGGCGGGCCCCTCTACAGCCAAGggcagaggcctcaggagaaaccgcCCTGGGGCATCTGCGTCCTGGACTTGCCGCCTCCCAGTCTGGAGGCGGTGGTGTGTGTCCAGTTGCGCTGTTCTATACGGCAGCCCCAGCCGGCTAGGACAGGGTGGCCGCATGCAGGTGGCCCTCCCCAGGGCACTAGCTCCGGACAGCCAGCGGGGCTGGAATCCAGCCTCCCTCTGCCAGCACCCCGGGAGCAGGCCTGTCCGTCCAGCGGGGCGCCTTTCACTAATCTGCACAAAGGCCCTGTGTGTAAAAAGGCCCCCCAGTATGTGAACTATAAGATGCATTTCTGGCCTCCAGCCCAGCGCTGCCCAGAAGCAAAGTCAACCTGACGGAAGAACCCAGCAATGTCCTGAGGGTGCCCTGGGCTGTAGGACGGTGTGGCCGACACTGCCTGTCGTAACTCGGTCACTGAAACGAGCACCAAACAGCAGGGAACTTGGAAAGGAGCATTGAGTGGATTCTCGTTATTCATGGGttctgtatttgcaaattcacCGACTGCTCAAATTGATTTATAGCCTCAAAATCAACACTCCCGGCGCTTTTGTGGTCACGTGTGGACACACGCAGGGCCCAGCAGGCTTTCCCAGCCGAGGCTCTGAGTTCTGGGTTCAGCTCTCATACGATTCCCACAGTCTACTTAGTATCATGCTTTTCGTATTTTTGTGcgttttgttggtgatttcagtgtttaaaatggccccaaaGTTGATGCTGCAGGACCGTCTGGTGTCCTGAGCTCAAGGAAGCTGGGACGTGATTTACGGAGAAAATAACATGTTAGATGAGCCTCGTTCAGGCGTGAGATCTAGGGCTGTTGGCcctgagttcaatgttaatgagtTGATGGTACGTATTagataaggtgtctttaaacagaaacccCATAAAACAAGGTTACGTATGGATCAGTTGACAGACACGTTGTGACCAGAAGCTGTAACCCTGTGTGTCCCCGGGAGCAGCGGGTCAGCTTTGCACTTCACAGGACATAACTACCCAAgtaatgagaatcaactgtacGTCCGTTGAGAACGTGACCCGTCCATCGTCAAGAGACTAATAATAAAACAATCACAGACAACTGCAAAAGTATCTTCTAAGGTACACTCCTGCTCTCGCAGGAGAGTCTGCAGAGACGGGGAGAAAAGTGGAATCTGGTTGTGCAAAGAGACAAAACCGGAGTCTTTGGAAGAAAACACCTTGCTTCACGAGGGACTCGCCCTTGGCTTTGCTGGTTGGGGTGCGGCCTCTATTGAGCGGTGCTTAAGAAAACATCccaaggagaagccactgcacaaGCCATGTGTCACCCACGGGTGTCCCACATAATCCTGGAAGCCACCACCCTCCAAAGGTAAATTCTCAATGGTGGGTCTCACCCCCTGCATCACTGGGGTGGCCTGTCTCTTACCTCAGGGGCTGTGACTGGCCCCTCCTGCCCTGCATCTCAGGGGTGGCCGGGGCACTGATGCGGCCCTGCCGCTGCCCAGCAACGTTGCGGACGGGGACCACGTAGCAGGAGGCAGGACTAGACTCGCTGGGCCCATCCTGCGGGGTGCTGGCCGGGCTGCTGGAGATTGGAGGGATTGGAGACAGGTCAGCAGCAGGAATGCCTCCATCCAGGGGCTCCGGTGTGTGGAGGGACGGACTCATGCCTCCCACCATCACACGCAGGATCGGGGTCTCCTGCACTGTGCCCCCCCCCAGATCCCACCTGCTCCTGgccctcccttccccccgccTGACCTGGACTCGCTTCCGGGCTCGGAGGACTTCCTGGGCTTCTCGTAGGGGTGGTCCAGGCTCGTCTCCTTCCAGGGGCTGTTCTGGATGGGGGCCCGCTCCAGGCCCCCCGTGTCAAGGCCTGCTGGCTGCAGCCCCTCGAGGGTTTGGGGCGGGAGAGGCCGGGAAGGCGCATCTGGGGACTCTGGGGGAGGTTTTGGCACTTGAGATGCCTCTGCAGGTAAAGGAAGCCCGGGAAGGCAGTGGTGGGGGAACCAGCCCAACCAGAACCTCCGTGGCCTGTGCCTGGCCCGCCCTCCCGTGGCTGCCAGTCTGGCAGTGCCAGGCCATGGCTCTGGGCCCAGATGCTTCTAAACACCTTATTCTCCTTTCAGACTTACTCCTTACAGCTCCATCTTATACCTGCCTCCTACAGGAAGCCTCCCCAGATTGACTCTCTTGGCTCACATGACTCCCCTTTCTAACCTTTATTCCTGATGCCGTATCTGCAGCTAACCTCCTGTTTCCCTATTCTTCCTCTCACGCTGTGCCCACGTGTGCTGTTTCCTTACTGGCCTGGGCCCTCCCCTGGGCAGGACCTCACCACCCTCTTGGCCCACCTTGACCCCTCAGCATCGTTAGGGTTTGTCACCAGGGTTCTCAATCTACGGACTTGTGTTTCCTCCCTCAGTGCTACCCTGTTTTCACAAAGGGCAATGACCGTGGCCCGATGGCTGAGGCTCTGACGGGTGCGTATTGACGTAAAGGCTAAGTCCCAGGCAAAGGCAGGGAGGCCCGGGGCCCAGGGCTCTGCTGGATTCCCCTTCCCCTCCCGGTCACGATGATCGAGCACCTGGACCGGCAAAGCGTCAGCACATCCCCCCCTCACCCACGCACAGGGCGCACAGGTGGAACGGACGCTGAGCCCAGCCCGGCTCCCGCCTCCTTTAGCTCACTGAGAAGTCACAGCCAACGCCGCCCAAGCCCCGAGTTCTCGCGGAGGAGCCCAGCGCTCACAACAGCCCCTAAACTGCCCTCTCACCTTCCTCACGGAGCAGCCCGTCCAACAGGGAGTCATCTGAGGCGCCGTGCTCTGGGGAGGccaaaggagagaggaggaggtgaaGAAATCCCCCCGCAGAGCTGGGGCATCAGCAGTGCTGAGCAGCTGCCCCGCCCCCTTCCTGATAGCATCCCTTATCGGGAGATACCAACCACGTGTTCAGTTCTGTGCTAGGTGTGAATTTATCActtggaaggagaaaataaaagtcagtAAATAGGAGTGAGGAGACAGGAAACTCCAttttaatcctggctctgccattagCTTTGTAACCTCGAATAAGCCATCTCAAcgctctgggcctccgtttccccatctattaaaaaaaaagccaggccTTCCTCTGGCGGGGTTTCCAGGCAGtggaggggaaggcagagagTCAT
The sequence above is drawn from the Tursiops truncatus isolate mTurTru1 chromosome 1, mTurTru1.mat.Y, whole genome shotgun sequence genome and encodes:
- the INAVA gene encoding innate immunity activator protein isoform X1; this translates as MESKDEVSDTDSGIILQSGPDSPVAPAKELTHAVRKQQRALEARLEACLEELRRICLREAELTGILPAEYPFRPGEKAPKVRRRIGAAYKLDEWALHREDPLSSLERELALQLQIAEAARRLCREGNLGRQARRQRKHAVQQEEKKLRDLQRCLGEWQRGNGAPPAPAPGPEHGASDDSLLDGLLREEEASQVPKPPPESPDAPSRPLPPQTLEGLQPAGLDTGGLERAPIQNSPWKETSLDHPYEKPRKSSEPGSESSSPASTPQDGPSESSPASCYVVPVRNVAGQRQGRISAPATPEMQGRRGQSQPLRTDPFRAGPDGRGRSALPRRRPTYYTVTAPAPVPCPACHSCSEDSGSDASSLSHPTPPGSSSPDISFLRPLSPPAPPRPRVPRGPRLRPPPACLRAARYLVVAEGRPPPGQWVEWGPGRGEDAAAPRWQRPPPAHGRVVRTPSLRDSPAGRGLSKAAVSEELKSWHERARLRSSRPHSLDRQGAFRVRSLPPGAESFARTQVPTVCVLRRSPEGAPVQVFVPENGEIISQV
- the INAVA gene encoding innate immunity activator protein isoform X2, which produces MESKDEVSDTDSGIILQSGPDSPVAPAKELTHAVRKQQRALEARLEACLEELRRICLREAELTGILPAEYPFRPGEKAPKVRRRIGAAYKLDEWALHREDPLSSLERELALQLQIAEAARRLCREGNLGRQARRQRKHAVQQEEKKLRDLQRCLGEWQRGNGAPPAPAPGPEHGASDDSLLDGLLREEESPDAPSRPLPPQTLEGLQPAGLDTGGLERAPIQNSPWKETSLDHPYEKPRKSSEPGSESSSPASTPQDGPSESSPASCYVVPVRNVAGQRQGRISAPATPEMQGRRGQSQPLRTDPFRAGPDGRGRSALPRRRPTYYTVTAPAPVPCPACHSCSEDSGSDASSLSHPTPPGSSSPDISFLRPLSPPAPPRPRVPRGPRLRPPPACLRAARYLVVAEGRPPPGQWVEWGPGRGEDAAAPRWQRPPPAHGRVVRTPSLRDSPAGRGLSKAAVSEELKSWHERARLRSSRPHSLDRQGAFRVRSLPPGAESFARTQVPTVCVLRRSPEGAPVQVFVPENGEIISQV